A single Maridesulfovibrio frigidus DSM 17176 DNA region contains:
- a CDS encoding DUF370 domain-containing protein, with translation MQKQTLLNIGFGNYVVSSRVITIVNPSSSPMRRLREEARQEGRLVDATQGRKTRSIIVTDSNHVILSAIQAETIGHRYTSEEVDND, from the coding sequence ATGCAAAAGCAAACATTACTTAATATTGGTTTCGGTAATTACGTGGTTTCCAGCCGCGTAATTACCATTGTCAATCCTTCCTCATCTCCGATGCGCAGGCTTCGTGAAGAAGCGAGGCAGGAAGGACGTCTTGTTGATGCCACTCAGGGACGTAAAACACGTTCAATTATAGTTACGGATTCCAATCATGTAATCCTATCAGCTATTCAGGCAGAAACTATCGGACATCGTTATACATCTGAAGAGGTTGATAATGACTGA
- the lipB gene encoding lipoyl(octanoyl) transferase LipB, with protein sequence MDFIDLGIIPHDEAEKIQIEKLNQVMQSAAPETLYLLEHPPVVTLGRQGGLDNLLISEEKLRAMGAEIVRTTRGGNITCHYPGQLVVYPVMRIEKRRGGIKKFFHDMEETAIQTAARFGVSANRSEGQPGVWVGDGKLCSIGIGVKKWITYHGLSFNISRDMTLFNAITLCGLHGAHPTSLSAEADKDIDIEDVKNVFKEEFRRIFADSFVA encoded by the coding sequence TTGGATTTTATTGATCTGGGAATTATTCCCCATGATGAAGCTGAAAAAATTCAGATTGAAAAACTTAATCAGGTTATGCAGTCCGCTGCGCCTGAGACTCTCTACCTGCTAGAGCACCCCCCTGTGGTGACTCTCGGCAGGCAGGGAGGGCTGGACAATCTGCTGATCAGTGAAGAGAAGCTCCGTGCTATGGGTGCGGAGATTGTTCGTACTACCCGGGGTGGCAATATTACTTGCCATTACCCAGGTCAGCTTGTTGTTTACCCCGTCATGCGTATTGAAAAGCGGCGCGGAGGCATTAAGAAGTTCTTTCATGACATGGAAGAAACAGCTATTCAAACTGCGGCACGGTTTGGTGTTTCAGCGAACAGAAGCGAAGGTCAGCCCGGTGTATGGGTTGGTGACGGCAAGCTCTGCTCTATCGGAATTGGTGTGAAAAAATGGATCACTTACCACGGCCTTTCATTTAATATTTCCCGCGACATGACACTTTTCAATGCTATCACCCTTTGCGGCTTGCATGGCGCACACCCGACATCCCTTTCTGCTGAAGCGGATAAGGATATTGACATCGAGGATGTTAAAAATGTCTTTAAAGAAGAATTCAGAAGAATATTTGCGGATTCCTTCGTGGCTTAG
- the gmk gene encoding guanylate kinase has translation MTDISRPPRKGQVLVLCAPSGTGKSTLVQKLRKEFSEVGFSISCTTREPREGEAHGREYYFLSTEEFITKRDAGEFAEWAEVHGNFYGTPKKPVEKMLFKGMDILFDIDFQGAMQLMETMPDGIFVFLMPPSYSDLRSRLEGRNTDSAEVISRRLRNAMKEMASAPKFEFWIVNDDLEQAYSELRAIYHAGKNRPCTNPGLLESVLSSWE, from the coding sequence ATGACTGATATTTCAAGACCGCCCAGAAAAGGGCAGGTGCTCGTACTTTGTGCCCCTTCTGGTACCGGGAAAAGTACTCTGGTACAGAAACTCCGCAAGGAATTTTCAGAAGTGGGTTTTTCCATTTCGTGTACAACTCGTGAACCTAGAGAAGGTGAAGCTCACGGCAGGGAATATTATTTTCTGTCCACTGAGGAGTTCATCACCAAGCGTGATGCTGGAGAATTTGCTGAATGGGCAGAGGTCCATGGTAATTTCTATGGGACTCCTAAAAAGCCTGTTGAAAAAATGTTGTTTAAAGGTATGGATATTCTTTTTGATATAGATTTTCAGGGTGCAATGCAGCTCATGGAAACTATGCCTGACGGGATATTTGTCTTTTTGATGCCTCCGTCATATTCTGATTTACGGTCTCGTCTTGAAGGACGAAATACCGATTCTGCCGAGGTTATCTCTCGCAGACTTAGAAATGCTATGAAAGAAATGGCTTCAGCTCCTAAGTTTGAATTCTGGATCGTTAATGATGATCTCGAACAAGCTTATTCTGAGCTGCGAGCTATTTATCATGCCGGAAAAAATCGTCCCTGTACCAATCCGGGACTTCTTGAAAGTGTATTAAGCAGTTGGGAGTAG
- the lipA gene encoding lipoyl synthase, with translation MSLKKNSEEYLRIPSWLRVKLPAGKSFNDTAKLLADLNLNTVCQNAKCPNTWDCFSRKVATFLIMGFVCTRNCAFCNITSGDIDPLDADEPRRISEAVSRLGLKYVVVTSVTRDDLPDGGAQHYAETITRIRTDHPDCKIEVLIPDFQGNLDALKTVIKAGPHVINHNVETTPDLYSEIRPQADYQQSLEMLDRVKKLSNSIPAKSGLMVGLGETDKQVYKVIKDLAETNCDIVTVGQYMRPSKEHPAVKRYVEPLVFEEYAEYGKSLGIKNIFSAPLVRSSFQASESFDKL, from the coding sequence ATGTCTTTAAAGAAGAATTCAGAAGAATATTTGCGGATTCCTTCGTGGCTTAGAGTTAAGCTTCCGGCGGGTAAATCTTTCAATGACACTGCAAAACTACTGGCTGACCTGAATTTAAATACGGTCTGTCAGAACGCGAAATGCCCCAACACATGGGATTGCTTTTCGCGCAAAGTCGCCACTTTTCTTATCATGGGATTCGTGTGTACGCGCAACTGCGCCTTCTGCAATATTACTTCGGGTGATATAGATCCGCTTGATGCGGATGAACCGCGCCGTATTTCCGAGGCAGTCTCAAGGCTCGGCCTTAAGTACGTAGTGGTCACGTCAGTCACACGCGACGACCTACCGGACGGTGGAGCCCAGCACTACGCTGAAACCATCACACGCATTCGCACCGACCATCCTGATTGTAAAATTGAAGTACTAATCCCAGATTTCCAAGGCAACCTTGATGCGCTGAAAACCGTCATCAAAGCCGGCCCCCATGTCATCAATCATAATGTCGAAACTACCCCTGATTTGTACTCAGAAATTAGGCCTCAAGCAGACTACCAGCAAAGTCTTGAGATGCTGGATAGAGTAAAAAAATTGAGCAATAGTATTCCCGCGAAATCAGGATTAATGGTAGGGCTGGGAGAAACGGATAAGCAAGTTTACAAGGTTATTAAAGACCTAGCAGAAACAAATTGCGATATCGTGACTGTAGGGCAATACATGCGCCCCTCAAAAGAGCACCCAGCGGTTAAAAGATACGTTGAGCCACTTGTTTTCGAAGAGTATGCCGAGTATGGCAAGTCATTAGGAATAAAAAATATCTTTAGCGCACCGCTGGTCAGGAGTAGTTTTCAAGCTTCTGAATCGTTTGATAAGTTGTAA
- a CDS encoding YicC/YloC family endoribonuclease: protein MPVSMTGFGRFETTEDKWSHCWEIRSVNSRYLDLKWRLPGFLRGYESRWEKLVRKYGSRGRVDISLNLEVFSAELLGIGLNKLQAEAMITQVRDMATADGVDFTPDYNRLFSLSSLWRDASSEPDPKLAASITKGLEGALANWRESRQAEGDDLVVDLKERFTLLKEYGETVKAKVPEILEMRRAALIERVTNMMETLGAEYSEDRMIQEVAILTDKLDVSEEATRLDAHLDRIFEVLNSNKDAGKRLDFLLQETFREINTCGNKCQDIEVSRVVVEFKAELEKCREQVQNIE, encoded by the coding sequence ATGCCTGTAAGCATGACTGGATTTGGACGTTTTGAGACTACTGAAGATAAATGGTCCCATTGTTGGGAAATTCGTAGCGTTAATTCTCGTTACCTTGATCTTAAATGGAGATTGCCCGGTTTCCTTCGTGGATACGAATCCCGTTGGGAAAAATTGGTCAGAAAATATGGCTCTCGTGGTAGAGTTGATATTTCCTTGAATCTTGAAGTTTTCAGCGCAGAGCTTCTCGGAATCGGTCTGAATAAACTTCAGGCAGAAGCTATGATCACTCAGGTTCGCGATATGGCGACTGCTGATGGCGTAGATTTTACTCCTGATTACAATAGACTTTTCAGCCTATCTTCCTTGTGGAGAGATGCTTCAAGCGAGCCGGATCCTAAACTAGCCGCTTCCATCACTAAAGGGCTTGAAGGCGCTCTTGCTAACTGGCGTGAGTCCAGACAAGCTGAAGGTGATGATCTTGTTGTCGATCTTAAAGAACGTTTCACCTTACTTAAAGAGTACGGCGAAACCGTTAAGGCTAAAGTTCCTGAAATTCTTGAAATGAGACGCGCTGCTCTTATTGAAAGAGTTACTAATATGATGGAAACTCTCGGCGCTGAGTACTCTGAAGACAGAATGATTCAGGAAGTTGCTATTCTTACTGATAAACTTGATGTTTCAGAAGAAGCTACTCGCCTTGATGCTCACCTCGACCGTATTTTTGAAGTTCTGAATAGTAATAAGGATGCCGGTAAAAGACTTGATTTCCTTCTTCAGGAAACATTCAGAGAGATCAATACCTGTGGTAACAAGTGTCAGGATATTGAAGTCAGCCGTGTAGTTGTAGAATTCAAGGCTGAGCTTGAAAAGTGCCGCGAGCAGGTTCAAAACATCGAATAG
- a CDS encoding DEAD/DEAH box helicase: MSFDSFGFDSRISSGVRASGQDTPTLIQEKIIPAVLAGRDVLGFTQAGTGKTASFVLPILQKLVKNGVETRGPIRVLVLAPTLDIAQKIHENFISLGKQTGMRSGLACPNETSSAAYKADPAKQVKDISRVSLLTACPAELSYMIGRSEVDLSQVDTLVIDEADRMLEMGFLDNIKTVLAELPFERQNLMFSATLHSGVGTLSSEVLCQPEIFQIANTAPVETVKHICCPVPVHLKQEFLKSLLEDIESESVLIFVRTKRWANRLAARLIKYGFNAAELHGDLAQSKRLRVLDGFKSGKFKIIVSTDLAARSIKCSSITHVINYDIPDTIEIYRHRIKMIDEKSRKGVAFLFTATEDVSKVEKIETQLGGGFSVHHLDKFDYKAPKPLPIVPDEALQKELSKAGRKKKADKLQSLKDK; the protein is encoded by the coding sequence TTGAGTTTTGATTCTTTTGGCTTTGATTCTCGCATCTCTTCGGGGGTTCGCGCGTCTGGCCAGGATACACCTACTCTGATTCAAGAGAAAATTATACCTGCTGTTTTAGCTGGCCGCGATGTGCTGGGCTTTACTCAGGCGGGCACGGGAAAAACCGCTTCCTTCGTACTGCCTATTTTGCAGAAGTTGGTAAAAAATGGAGTTGAAACACGCGGCCCCATCCGCGTTTTAGTCCTAGCTCCTACTCTTGATATAGCTCAAAAAATACACGAAAATTTTATATCTCTCGGTAAGCAGACCGGAATGCGCAGTGGACTTGCTTGTCCTAATGAAACGAGTAGTGCCGCGTATAAAGCTGATCCCGCAAAACAAGTTAAAGATATTTCCCGTGTATCACTGCTGACTGCATGTCCCGCTGAGCTATCATATATGATAGGCCGTAGTGAGGTTGATTTATCGCAAGTTGATACACTAGTAATCGATGAAGCTGACCGCATGCTGGAGATGGGTTTTTTAGATAATATAAAAACTGTGTTGGCAGAGCTTCCTTTTGAACGTCAAAATTTGATGTTTTCTGCAACACTCCACTCGGGAGTGGGTACACTCAGTTCAGAAGTGTTATGTCAGCCTGAAATATTTCAAATTGCAAACACAGCTCCAGTTGAAACGGTTAAGCATATATGCTGCCCTGTACCTGTTCATCTCAAACAGGAGTTTTTGAAGTCTCTGCTTGAGGATATTGAGTCAGAAAGTGTTTTAATATTTGTCAGGACTAAACGATGGGCGAATCGGCTTGCCGCTAGACTTATAAAATATGGGTTTAATGCCGCAGAGTTGCATGGTGACCTTGCGCAAAGTAAACGTTTGCGCGTGCTGGATGGTTTTAAGAGCGGCAAGTTTAAAATTATTGTATCGACTGACCTTGCTGCGCGAAGCATTAAGTGCTCTTCTATTACACATGTCATTAATTACGATATTCCAGATACTATTGAAATATATAGACATCGTATAAAGATGATCGATGAAAAGTCTCGAAAGGGAGTTGCCTTTCTTTTTACCGCAACTGAGGATGTGTCCAAGGTTGAAAAGATAGAGACGCAGCTTGGTGGAGGTTTTTCTGTTCATCATTTAGATAAGTTTGATTATAAAGCACCCAAGCCTTTGCCAATTGTACCTGATGAGGCTTTGCAAAAAGAGCTGAGTAAGGCCGGGCGCAAAAAGAAAGCCGATAAGCTTCAAAGTTTAAAAGATAAGTAA
- the pyrF gene encoding orotidine-5'-phosphate decarboxylase, with protein MSELVVALDFKNAKDAIAMAEKVRGVAPWVKVGLELFCAEGPQLISTFKEMGFKVFVDLKFFDIPNTVKGAVRSATLGGADMLSLHAMGGERMAIAAREGRAEAATGSEGPLLMAITVLTSMGEEDLPFAVPNGLGDAVLDLALASSQAGLDGVVCSGLEVEAVKEKCGSDFLCLTPGIRPASVSDDQRRVVTPAQAVSRGSNFLVVGRPITGADDPADAARRIIAEMNS; from the coding sequence ATGTCTGAATTAGTTGTTGCCCTCGATTTTAAGAATGCCAAAGATGCCATTGCGATGGCCGAGAAAGTTCGCGGAGTTGCCCCGTGGGTTAAAGTCGGTCTTGAACTTTTTTGTGCGGAAGGGCCACAGCTCATTTCCACATTTAAGGAGATGGGTTTTAAAGTTTTTGTTGATCTCAAATTTTTTGATATTCCAAACACCGTTAAGGGTGCTGTGCGTTCCGCAACTTTAGGCGGGGCTGATATGCTCAGCCTTCACGCAATGGGCGGAGAGCGTATGGCAATTGCTGCTCGTGAAGGGCGCGCAGAAGCTGCAACCGGCAGCGAAGGTCCTTTGCTTATGGCTATTACTGTGCTCACAAGCATGGGTGAAGAAGATCTTCCGTTTGCGGTTCCAAATGGACTTGGCGATGCGGTTCTTGATCTAGCCCTTGCGTCATCCCAGGCAGGACTAGACGGGGTTGTTTGTTCTGGTCTTGAAGTTGAAGCCGTTAAAGAAAAATGCGGTAGCGACTTTCTATGCCTGACTCCGGGAATCAGACCTGCAAGTGTTTCTGATGACCAGCGCAGAGTTGTAACTCCAGCTCAGGCTGTTAGCAGAGGATCAAACTTCCTCGTTGTAGGGCGTCCGATCACCGGTGCTGATGATCCAGCAGATGCTGCTCGCAGAATTATTGCTGAAATGAACTCTTAG
- a CDS encoding Crp/Fnr family transcriptional regulator, with product MAITPQQTVQLKQVSRGNFLMSNVLKHNVLFREGTKGDAAYILTEGKIEISGTVEGHNKVFANLTPVSIFGEMALFLDEGVRTATATAREDSKVIKVTKDDFDEYLQNSPKVITSIITVLVNRLKTTTQKAMKVPSANMGVVRMLDMFVANGAKELKYESTLKSLADSFLTTTEKIEHYIQELADQGLLTISRNNNERRVIQILEQDLFKTVVQNKKNKLSTEAPFT from the coding sequence GTGGCAATAACCCCACAGCAGACAGTTCAGTTGAAACAAGTTTCCCGTGGAAATTTCTTGATGAGTAATGTGCTTAAGCACAATGTTCTATTTAGAGAAGGAACCAAAGGCGATGCCGCTTACATTCTGACTGAAGGTAAAATTGAGATATCCGGTACAGTTGAAGGGCATAATAAAGTATTTGCTAACCTCACGCCTGTTTCTATTTTTGGCGAAATGGCTCTTTTTCTGGATGAAGGCGTACGCACAGCCACAGCGACTGCCCGTGAAGACTCAAAGGTCATTAAAGTCACTAAAGATGATTTCGATGAATACTTGCAAAACTCACCCAAAGTGATCACCTCTATCATCACCGTACTCGTTAATCGCCTCAAAACTACAACCCAAAAAGCCATGAAAGTTCCGAGCGCAAACATGGGCGTAGTACGCATGCTAGACATGTTCGTTGCCAATGGAGCAAAAGAACTCAAATACGAGTCAACGCTTAAATCTCTAGCTGACTCATTTCTGACCACCACAGAAAAAATTGAACATTACATCCAAGAATTAGCTGACCAAGGGCTGCTTACCATATCTCGTAACAACAACGAACGCCGTGTTATCCAGATACTAGAACAAGATCTGTTCAAAACAGTTGTACAAAACAAAAAAAACAAGCTTTCTACCGAAGCGCCCTTTACTTAG
- a CDS encoding DUF4242 domain-containing protein: MPKFVIEREIPKAGDLKQSELQGISQTSCGVLQQLGPQVQWVQSYVTDDKIYCIYIAPDEASVRKHAEMGGFPANSVSVVRSIIDPTTAE, translated from the coding sequence ATGCCTAAATTTGTTATTGAACGCGAAATACCCAAAGCTGGGGATCTTAAACAGTCAGAATTGCAAGGAATTTCACAGACTTCATGTGGAGTATTGCAGCAGCTCGGGCCACAGGTTCAGTGGGTTCAGAGTTATGTTACAGATGACAAAATTTATTGCATCTACATAGCTCCAGATGAAGCTTCAGTCCGCAAACACGCCGAAATGGGCGGATTTCCGGCAAACAGCGTATCAGTAGTTAGATCTATCATTGATCCAACCACAGCTGAGTAA
- the recJ gene encoding single-stranded-DNA-specific exonuclease RecJ, whose protein sequence is MPSIWKLRSEEELPSSLPTLAAELGITELLAEILWNRGFKTRAEMDFYLSPGLRNLCKPTEIPGVEESAKVLVDGLTAGKKFAVWGDYDVDGITSTALVKTFLEARGFECTHHLPNRIEEGYGLNIPYLQKLSDDGVELLLTVDCGITNNAEIAAANEMGMTVVVSDHHLPSDELPPAAAVCNPRLTTLNGKDYDCPCATLAGVGVAFMLMAQMNRLLPGEPADLRQYLDLVALGTIADVVELQGHNRILVKNGLLLLKEAKRPGLAALKVVSKYDMFAAIGAGQVGFGLAPRINAAGRMGDPDKALKLLLAEDMETARPIAKELDALNSERRAEEDRILQEALAQAEEQSRPPHNRVGLVLFSPDWHPGIIGIVASRVVEKYYRPTIMLCEDDGVIKGSARSTREFHIHEALTEMSNLFTNFGGHKLAAGMSFPAANFDKLKEGFDKAVLDAVGPEPLKPTLKVDKELELEKVDYVLLKEMELMQPFGMGNPEPVFTTTPVEIMERRPMGKEHVKLVIADLDKKRKMTAKAWRLAEKLGSNLIGSKMRFAFSPKIDKFNGIPTIEIIVKDFTRKLE, encoded by the coding sequence TTGCCATCTATTTGGAAGCTGAGAAGCGAAGAAGAATTGCCTTCTTCCTTACCTACACTTGCGGCAGAGCTAGGCATTACTGAACTTTTGGCTGAAATTTTGTGGAATAGAGGGTTTAAAACTCGCGCTGAAATGGATTTTTATCTTTCACCCGGCCTTAGGAATTTATGTAAACCTACTGAAATTCCCGGTGTTGAAGAATCCGCAAAGGTGCTTGTAGATGGTCTCACTGCGGGCAAAAAGTTCGCTGTGTGGGGTGACTATGATGTGGATGGCATTACTTCAACTGCGCTTGTTAAAACTTTCCTCGAAGCCCGCGGCTTTGAATGCACTCACCATCTCCCGAACCGCATTGAAGAGGGCTACGGCCTTAATATCCCCTATTTACAGAAGCTAAGTGATGATGGTGTGGAACTACTGCTCACCGTTGACTGTGGGATTACTAATAACGCAGAAATTGCTGCTGCGAATGAAATGGGGATGACCGTAGTTGTTTCTGATCATCATTTGCCGAGTGATGAACTTCCGCCTGCCGCTGCAGTTTGTAATCCACGCCTGACGACCTTAAATGGTAAAGATTATGATTGCCCATGTGCCACTCTTGCTGGTGTGGGGGTTGCTTTTATGCTTATGGCGCAAATGAACAGATTGCTTCCGGGTGAACCTGCGGATCTGAGACAATATCTCGATTTAGTAGCTCTAGGCACAATTGCTGACGTAGTTGAATTGCAAGGGCATAATAGAATTTTAGTTAAGAACGGATTGCTTCTTTTGAAAGAAGCAAAACGTCCCGGTCTGGCTGCTCTTAAAGTTGTCAGCAAGTATGATATGTTTGCCGCTATCGGGGCAGGGCAGGTTGGTTTTGGGCTTGCTCCAAGAATCAATGCTGCCGGAAGAATGGGTGATCCTGACAAGGCTCTTAAACTGCTCCTTGCCGAGGATATGGAAACGGCCCGTCCTATAGCAAAAGAGCTGGATGCACTTAACTCTGAGCGGCGCGCTGAAGAAGACCGTATTTTACAAGAGGCCCTTGCTCAGGCTGAAGAACAGTCCCGCCCACCTCATAACAGGGTTGGACTGGTGCTTTTCTCCCCCGATTGGCATCCCGGAATCATAGGCATTGTCGCTTCGCGAGTAGTAGAAAAGTATTATCGCCCGACTATTATGCTTTGCGAAGATGATGGTGTTATCAAAGGATCTGCAAGGTCTACCCGCGAATTTCACATTCATGAAGCTCTAACTGAAATGTCAAATTTATTTACTAATTTTGGCGGTCATAAGCTGGCTGCCGGCATGTCTTTCCCTGCTGCAAACTTTGATAAACTTAAAGAAGGGTTCGATAAAGCTGTCTTGGATGCTGTAGGTCCGGAGCCGTTAAAGCCCACACTTAAGGTAGATAAAGAATTGGAGCTGGAAAAAGTAGATTATGTTCTGCTCAAAGAGATGGAGTTGATGCAACCGTTTGGCATGGGTAATCCTGAACCTGTTTTCACAACCACACCTGTGGAAATTATGGAGCGCAGGCCCATGGGTAAAGAACATGTGAAGTTGGTTATCGCTGATTTGGATAAGAAAAGGAAAATGACAGCTAAGGCGTGGCGCTTGGCCGAAAAATTGGGATCAAATTTAATTGGTTCAAAGATGCGTTTTGCTTTTTCACCCAAGATTGATAAGTTTAATGGGATTCCTACTATAGAAATTATCGTTAAGGATTTCACTCGTAAGCTTGAATAA
- the mtaB gene encoding tRNA (N(6)-L-threonylcarbamoyladenosine(37)-C(2))-methylthiotransferase MtaB: MKKFWITTLGCKINQYESESIRQRWAQMGFEQAVNDEDADDVVINSCAVTASALQDLRKVIRNLNRRNPDANIIVTGCAAQVFGAELAELPGVIEVIPQERKADLLQLTGIAGESGDQPKDSGAETVFQPFAIKDYKRTRAVVKVQDGCSHRCTYCIVPITRGPSVSRKMEDVLAEIERLIEAGFREMIISGINLSHYGREFEGRPDFWDLMERIENEFGSEWGGKVRFRISSLEPGQLKERALEVLSASKLICPQLHLSLQSGDNAVLKRMGRGHYKAEDALAFTEKLSQIWPVFGLGADILTGFPGETEEEFNNTLEFCQKLPLSYAHVFPYSVRPGTAAAKMKDQLHGSVKKERGAILRGLVAEKKAEFLNKISELDSLRILFQNKNSGVCEFYSTCIFEEGFEGAVPRELVKVAPVKVIDDKLIVRLI, encoded by the coding sequence ATGAAAAAATTTTGGATCACCACACTAGGTTGCAAGATCAACCAATACGAAAGTGAATCGATTCGCCAGCGCTGGGCGCAGATGGGTTTTGAGCAGGCTGTAAATGATGAAGATGCTGATGATGTCGTGATCAATTCGTGCGCTGTTACAGCATCGGCCTTGCAGGATTTGAGGAAGGTTATTCGTAATCTTAACCGTCGTAACCCTGATGCCAATATTATTGTTACGGGCTGTGCCGCGCAAGTTTTTGGTGCAGAACTAGCGGAACTCCCCGGTGTCATTGAGGTCATTCCACAGGAACGTAAGGCAGATCTTTTGCAACTTACTGGTATAGCTGGTGAGTCTGGTGACCAGCCTAAAGATAGCGGGGCGGAAACTGTTTTTCAGCCTTTTGCAATCAAAGATTATAAGCGAACAAGAGCTGTTGTTAAGGTTCAGGATGGTTGTTCTCATCGCTGTACATATTGCATTGTTCCTATTACTCGCGGGCCAAGTGTCAGCAGGAAGATGGAAGATGTACTGGCTGAAATTGAGCGGTTAATTGAGGCCGGATTCAGAGAAATGATCATTAGTGGCATTAATCTCAGTCACTACGGTCGTGAGTTTGAAGGACGTCCTGATTTTTGGGATCTCATGGAGCGGATCGAAAACGAGTTTGGTTCCGAGTGGGGCGGGAAAGTCAGATTTCGTATCAGCTCACTTGAGCCCGGACAGCTAAAAGAAAGGGCTTTGGAGGTTCTTTCAGCTTCAAAATTAATTTGTCCGCAGCTTCATTTATCCTTGCAGAGCGGCGATAACGCTGTGCTTAAAAGGATGGGCAGGGGGCATTATAAGGCTGAGGATGCGCTTGCATTTACTGAGAAGCTAAGCCAGATATGGCCTGTTTTCGGGCTTGGAGCGGATATATTGACGGGTTTTCCCGGCGAAACTGAGGAGGAATTTAACAATACTCTCGAATTTTGCCAAAAACTCCCTCTATCTTATGCGCATGTTTTCCCGTATTCAGTGAGGCCGGGCACGGCGGCGGCAAAGATGAAAGATCAATTGCACGGCTCTGTGAAGAAAGAACGCGGTGCTATTTTGCGTGGTTTAGTCGCAGAAAAGAAGGCTGAGTTTTTAAATAAAATTTCTGAATTAGATTCGTTGCGAATCCTTTTTCAAAATAAGAATTCAGGTGTTTGCGAGTTTTATTCTACCTGTATTTTTGAGGAAGGATTTGAAGGAGCTGTTCCGCGTGAACTCGTGAAAGTTGCTCCTGTAAAGGTTATTGATGACAAATTGATTGTCCGTCTTATCTGA
- a CDS encoding tetratricopeptide repeat protein has product MSIGQNVMIQGVFSTMQAASVGTGTTTKRTTQKMFWFVAELANKTLEVQPLNESEVPSGLKTIVTMEEFLNKYEPEPEYYLEVVLPRMKELDTTIARGELHRDRSELYSAEYEFSSAIEIDEHNVRANFGLGLTYLARGETDRASDIFKRLVVLDSTFEPQHKHLFNEFGISLRKNGMIDQALDYYHKAEKISKRDDNLCLNIARAYFENGKVQECLNYVHKSLDINPEHEEAGRFLKYMKNIGCGEDDIIMVDDEAAPTAHVKAKIISAKKEKKKSDVVVDMKFNF; this is encoded by the coding sequence ATGTCGATAGGCCAAAATGTCATGATTCAGGGAGTTTTCTCCACTATGCAGGCTGCAAGTGTGGGAACGGGTACTACTACGAAGCGTACTACACAGAAGATGTTTTGGTTTGTTGCCGAGCTTGCTAATAAGACTCTTGAGGTTCAGCCCTTAAACGAGAGCGAAGTTCCATCCGGTCTGAAGACTATTGTTACAATGGAAGAGTTTCTCAATAAATATGAACCTGAACCTGAATACTATCTTGAAGTTGTTTTACCCCGCATGAAAGAGCTGGATACAACGATTGCTCGCGGGGAGTTGCACCGTGATAGATCAGAGCTCTATAGTGCTGAGTATGAGTTCAGTTCTGCAATTGAGATTGATGAACACAATGTACGGGCAAATTTTGGGCTGGGGCTTACATATCTTGCTCGGGGCGAAACGGATCGGGCCAGCGATATTTTTAAGCGTCTGGTCGTACTCGATTCCACGTTTGAGCCACAGCACAAGCATTTATTTAATGAGTTCGGGATCAGTTTGCGCAAAAACGGCATGATCGATCAGGCTCTTGATTATTATCATAAAGCAGAAAAAATAAGCAAAAGAGATGATAATTTGTGTTTGAATATTGCTCGCGCATATTTTGAAAATGGCAAGGTTCAGGAATGTCTTAATTATGTTCATAAAAGCCTTGATATTAATCCGGAGCATGAAGAAGCTGGGCGCTTTTTAAAGTATATGAAAAATATAGGGTGCGGTGAAGACGATATTATTATGGTTGATGATGAAGCTGCCCCTACAGCCCATGTGAAAGCTAAAATTATAAGCGCCAAAAAAGAAAAGAAAAAAAGCGATGTTGTTGTTGATATGAAGTTTAATTTTTAG